In a single window of the Tigriopus californicus strain San Diego chromosome 2, Tcal_SD_v2.1, whole genome shotgun sequence genome:
- the LOC131890620 gene encoding uncharacterized protein LOC131890620: MVTMPAKWKRKQTKMRLVFGVRRCKPPTILQSGREIVANQQSIRGWPFPNPKPPPKLDTVISSSDYYLIWMMDNENISPSDFLVNIKRFQYIRTSGSFLCQHYTRHSSKCYHRWTSKDVWILFDLFDQSVAIFGQKCHLCGSESSFLQPNKYSKEKWEKICLQALLGANNEVTQSSNPVLDEDDLKDLNSLCSRRPHVMALCEKCHLLEGPCWIPHKFSDCQRCQNSAAKCCFNPSKYLRSALIISVHNLTKAKPSKPERKYFTFTNQPKIMT, encoded by the exons ATGGTGACTATGCCAGCCAAATGGAAACGGAAGCAGACCAAGATGAGATTAGTGTTTGGTGTCAGACGATGCAAGCCACCCACGATCCTTCAAAGTGGACGGGAGATCGTCGCCAACCAACAATCAATCAGGGGATGGCCGTTTCCGAATCCAAAACCTCCACCAAAATTAGATACTGT GATCTCAAGTTCGGATTATTACCTCATATGGATGATGGACAACGAAAACATCTCTCCCTCCGACTTTCTAGTTAACATTAAGCGctttcaatacatcagaacCTCAGGCTCTTTTTTATGTCAACATTACACGCGCCATTCCTCGAAATGTTATCACCGCTGGACTTCCAAGGATGTGTGGATCCttttcgacctttttgaccaaagtgtcgccatttttggtcaaaagtgCCACCTTTGTGGATCAGAAAGTTCATTCCTTCAGCCAAATAAATACTCCAAAGAGAAATGGGAGAAAATCTGCCTCCAAGCTCTTTTAG gtgCCAACAATGAAGTAACCCAAAGCTCTAACCCGGTCCTGGACGAGGATGACTTGAAAGATCTGAACTCACTTTGCTCAAGGAGACCGCATGTAATGGCTCTATGTGAGAAATGCCACTTGCTTGAAGGTCCTTGTTGGATTCCGCACAAGTTCTCAGATTGTCAAAGGTGCCAAAACAGTGCGGCCAAGTGTTGTTTTAACCCTTCCAAGTATTTACGAAGTGCCTTGATTATTTCGGTCCATAATTTGACCAAGGCCAAGCCCTCCAAACCCGAAAGAAAGTACTTCACCTTCACCAATCAACCCAAGATTATGACTTGA